One Rhodococcus sp. P1Y DNA window includes the following coding sequences:
- a CDS encoding 2-hydroxyacid dehydrogenase, which yields MKIVVGDRNVLPHRAEFEKALPDRAEVVWVVPFDESRVIAELAVADVYVGGKFSAAMGAAAPALKMVHVAGAGTDNVDRSGLGPDVEVCNTFHHEQSIAEYIVSATVMLRRKFLAQDRALRTGVFQTSVYDPTIPQPLSLNGARVGFVGFGHIGQRAWRLFEAFGAHGAAVTGSGNASSDSLEWSADASWLGTLMDWADIVVVSAPLTDKTRGMIGADELGRLGRDGIVVNVGRGPLVQEQALFDALSRNVIAAAAIDVWYQYPGTDGVGQPSELPFADLENILMTPHSSGVTHHTFVGRVADIAANIGRLQD from the coding sequence ATGAAGATTGTCGTCGGCGATCGGAATGTACTGCCGCACCGGGCCGAGTTCGAGAAGGCGTTGCCGGATCGAGCCGAGGTCGTATGGGTCGTCCCTTTCGATGAATCCAGAGTTATCGCCGAATTGGCCGTTGCCGACGTGTACGTCGGGGGCAAGTTCAGTGCGGCGATGGGCGCCGCGGCGCCTGCATTGAAGATGGTGCACGTCGCAGGGGCCGGAACGGACAATGTCGATCGGTCGGGTCTCGGACCGGATGTGGAGGTGTGCAACACGTTCCATCACGAGCAGTCGATCGCGGAGTACATCGTCTCGGCCACCGTCATGCTGCGTCGTAAATTCTTGGCGCAGGATCGTGCGCTGCGGACCGGAGTGTTCCAGACGTCGGTCTACGACCCGACCATTCCGCAACCGTTGTCGCTCAACGGCGCCCGGGTGGGATTCGTCGGATTCGGGCACATCGGTCAGCGGGCGTGGAGGCTCTTCGAAGCTTTCGGAGCCCACGGTGCGGCCGTCACGGGCAGCGGAAATGCGTCGTCAGACAGTCTCGAGTGGAGTGCTGACGCGTCGTGGCTCGGAACCTTGATGGACTGGGCCGACATCGTCGTGGTGTCTGCACCGCTGACCGACAAGACGCGCGGGATGATCGGCGCTGACGAGCTGGGAAGGCTCGGACGTGACGGCATTGTTGTCAACGTGGGTCGGGGGCCGTTGGTTCAGGAGCAGGCGCTGTTCGATGCGTTGTCTCGAAACGTGATTGCGGCTGCCGCCATCGACGTCTGGTACCAGTACCCCGGTACCGACGGTGTCGGCCAGCCGAGCGAACTACCGTTCGCGGACCTGGAGAACATCCTGATGACGCCGCATTCCTCGGGTGTCACCCACCACACCTTCGTCGGGCGGGTCGCGGATATCGCCGCGAACATCGGGCGACTTCAGGACTGA
- a CDS encoding IclR family transcriptional regulator, whose protein sequence is MVNDVKAVTPGSSGHSAGSTPDTQPVKSAERTIHILETLAASPTRMSLGELQEACKYPRSSLHALLRTLKELRWIEADESGSRYGIGTHALLTGTSYLDKDSVVGRAAAVLEALRSDVRHTVHFARRDEDHVIYLASRGSKLEVRRMHRVGRKLPTHVTALGQALLAELTTDEVTRLLPKTLERYTDNTIVDRDALIAELAEVRRRGWSLEQEQGTVGVVCIATVVPYRIPATDALSVSMPAEVASYPGELERIAGVLTTHADAWARELRAEGVR, encoded by the coding sequence ATGGTGAACGACGTCAAAGCGGTTACTCCCGGATCTTCTGGTCATTCCGCAGGCTCCACTCCCGACACCCAGCCGGTGAAGTCTGCCGAACGGACCATCCACATCCTCGAGACGCTGGCGGCCTCGCCGACGCGGATGAGTCTGGGCGAGCTGCAGGAGGCGTGCAAGTACCCGAGATCGTCCTTGCACGCGCTCCTGCGCACCCTGAAGGAACTGCGGTGGATCGAGGCCGACGAGTCGGGTTCGCGCTACGGCATCGGCACTCACGCCCTGCTGACCGGTACGTCGTACCTCGACAAGGATTCCGTGGTCGGGCGTGCCGCGGCGGTGCTCGAAGCGCTTCGCTCGGACGTTCGCCACACCGTTCACTTCGCGCGGCGCGACGAGGACCACGTCATCTACCTCGCCAGCCGAGGGTCGAAACTGGAAGTTCGCCGAATGCACCGCGTCGGCCGCAAGTTGCCCACCCATGTCACCGCGCTGGGTCAGGCGTTGCTCGCGGAGCTCACCACCGACGAAGTCACCCGGCTCCTTCCGAAGACTCTGGAGCGATACACCGACAACACCATCGTCGACCGCGATGCGCTCATTGCCGAACTTGCCGAGGTCCGCAGGCGCGGATGGTCACTCGAGCAGGAACAGGGCACTGTCGGCGTCGTCTGCATCGCCACCGTCGTGCCGTATCGGATCCCCGCCACCGATGCGCTCAGCGTGTCCATGCCGGCGGAGGTGGCGTCGTATCCCGGAGAACTGGAGCGTATCGCCGGCGTCCTGACCACACACGCCGACGCCTGGGCTCGCGAACTCCGGGCCGAGGGCGTGCGGTAG
- a CDS encoding enolase C-terminal domain-like protein — MSSVITEVAVQVFKTEARTAVDSYGHRHPGPSIQTTQAVLRITDSDGVSGYALGKANYLRQDQVEQSFRAVLIGTDPLAREAIEKKFAIRQRTKAVELPEHTLSYIDQALWDLAGNKFDTPVWKLLGGARSEVKAYASTMCGDETPGGLSSPEDYAAFAVDLKARGYQGIKLHTWMPPLPGAPDVHRDIDACAAVRDAVGPGFSLMLDGYHWYSRTQALTLGRELDRLKFDWIEEPMDEFSLRSYKWLADQIDTPVIGPETTPGRHRSRSEWIVNEACDILRVGAMNGGGITPALKTVHMADGFGLDCEIHGNGAPNLALVGGAPNVQWYERGLLHPHTDYDWVPPHVKSIVDPIDENGIVHMPDRPGLGEEIDFEYISANLVQEY, encoded by the coding sequence ATGTCCAGCGTCATCACGGAAGTTGCCGTGCAGGTGTTCAAGACGGAGGCGCGCACTGCGGTCGACTCGTACGGACATCGTCATCCAGGACCATCGATACAGACGACACAGGCCGTACTCCGTATCACCGATTCCGACGGAGTCAGCGGGTATGCACTCGGCAAGGCGAACTACCTTCGTCAGGATCAGGTAGAACAGTCGTTCCGCGCAGTCCTGATCGGCACCGATCCATTGGCCCGCGAGGCGATCGAGAAGAAGTTCGCCATCCGGCAGCGCACCAAGGCGGTCGAACTACCCGAGCACACGCTCAGCTACATCGACCAGGCCCTGTGGGATCTGGCGGGCAACAAGTTCGACACCCCGGTGTGGAAGTTGCTGGGCGGTGCGCGTTCGGAAGTGAAGGCCTATGCGAGCACGATGTGCGGCGACGAGACCCCGGGCGGACTGTCCTCGCCCGAGGACTACGCGGCCTTTGCCGTCGACCTGAAGGCCCGCGGTTACCAGGGCATCAAACTGCACACCTGGATGCCGCCGCTGCCAGGGGCGCCCGACGTCCACCGCGACATCGACGCCTGCGCTGCGGTGCGCGACGCCGTCGGACCCGGTTTTTCACTGATGCTCGACGGTTATCACTGGTACTCGCGTACCCAGGCTCTCACGCTCGGCCGTGAACTCGATCGGCTGAAGTTCGACTGGATCGAAGAGCCGATGGACGAGTTCTCGCTGCGCTCGTACAAGTGGCTCGCCGACCAGATCGACACGCCTGTCATCGGGCCGGAGACCACACCGGGCAGGCACAGGTCGCGCTCGGAGTGGATCGTCAACGAGGCCTGCGACATTCTGCGGGTCGGCGCGATGAACGGGGGCGGCATCACGCCCGCTCTCAAGACCGTCCACATGGCAGACGGGTTCGGGCTCGACTGCGAGATCCACGGCAACGGTGCACCCAACCTCGCACTCGTCGGCGGTGCGCCCAACGTCCAGTGGTACGAGCGGGGCCTGTTGCACCCGCACACCGACTACGACTGGGTTCCTCCGCACGTGAAGTCCATCGTCGATCCCATCGACGAGAACGGAATCGTGCACATGCCCGACCGCCCTGGCCTGGGAGAAGAGATCGATTTCGAGTACATCTCGGCCAATCTCGTCCAGGAGTACTGA
- a CDS encoding ABC transporter substrate-binding protein → MRNTHLTRRTLLVGAVAALVLAGCSSETSLPDGALGDPNSGTLTFWDNNAGPDRTPLYEELIRRFETANPGIDIEYVGLPSDSAQQKYQTALAGGSAPDLGIVSTAYLSPLVAQNAVIPLDDFLAASPQKAEYDPKIIESAKESGGGDILYGLPFTSNNATLWYRADWFDEAGLQPPDTWDEFYEAADELTDKSAGRYGFTIRGGAGSIYPLLQHMFATTGIENFFDGSESTLNRPEMVEAIERFAALYDVDTPTADVNNGFPQMVASFGGGSVAMMQHNLGSLSNHKKALGDKVGAVALPLADNGVRTVMTDPFPSYTVFKSSQHQAAAWKFLEFMTSPESQAYWNENVGQIPVNTVARSAPSFQEMESVQAAQAALDDPKTVLVTPPDYLPDFGKIVQVQMLGQWQKVLIGQLSAQDFADDFAEKLNRSKAKYDARQGK, encoded by the coding sequence ATGAGAAACACACACCTGACCCGTCGGACGTTGCTCGTCGGCGCCGTCGCTGCGCTCGTTCTCGCTGGATGCAGCTCGGAGACCTCCCTGCCCGACGGCGCACTCGGCGATCCGAACAGCGGCACCCTCACCTTTTGGGACAACAACGCCGGCCCCGACCGAACCCCGCTGTACGAAGAGCTGATTCGCCGCTTCGAGACCGCGAACCCCGGTATCGACATCGAGTACGTCGGACTGCCCTCGGACAGTGCTCAGCAGAAATACCAGACGGCGCTTGCCGGCGGTTCGGCGCCCGACCTCGGCATCGTGTCGACGGCGTATCTTTCCCCGCTCGTCGCGCAGAATGCAGTGATTCCGTTGGACGACTTCCTCGCTGCGTCACCTCAGAAGGCCGAGTACGACCCGAAGATCATCGAGTCCGCCAAGGAATCCGGCGGCGGCGATATTCTGTACGGCCTGCCGTTCACCAGCAACAACGCCACACTCTGGTATCGCGCAGACTGGTTCGACGAAGCCGGACTCCAGCCGCCCGACACCTGGGACGAGTTCTACGAGGCCGCAGACGAACTCACCGACAAGTCCGCCGGCCGTTACGGCTTCACCATCCGCGGCGGCGCCGGATCGATCTACCCACTGCTGCAGCACATGTTCGCCACCACAGGTATCGAGAACTTCTTCGACGGCAGCGAGTCGACGCTCAACCGTCCGGAGATGGTCGAGGCCATCGAACGATTTGCAGCACTCTACGACGTCGACACACCCACCGCGGACGTCAACAACGGCTTCCCGCAGATGGTGGCCAGCTTCGGCGGCGGGTCGGTTGCAATGATGCAGCACAACCTCGGATCTCTCAGTAACCACAAGAAGGCACTCGGTGACAAGGTCGGTGCGGTTGCACTACCACTGGCGGACAACGGCGTCCGCACGGTGATGACCGACCCGTTCCCGTCGTACACCGTCTTCAAATCCAGCCAGCACCAAGCTGCGGCATGGAAGTTCCTCGAGTTCATGACGTCTCCGGAGTCGCAGGCGTATTGGAACGAGAACGTCGGACAGATCCCGGTCAACACCGTCGCCCGTTCGGCGCCGTCGTTCCAGGAGATGGAGTCGGTGCAGGCAGCGCAGGCTGCACTCGACGATCCGAAGACCGTCCTCGTGACGCCGCCGGACTACTTGCCCGACTTCGGCAAGATCGTCCAGGTTCAGATGCTCGGCCAGTGGCAGAAGGTGCTCATCGGTCAGCTCAGCGCCCAGGATTTCGCCGACGACTTCGCCGAGAAGCTCAACCGCAGCAAGGCCAAATACGATGCCCGTCAGGGCAAATAG
- a CDS encoding carbohydrate ABC transporter permease, which yields MTTTADRPVITSPASDSHNELRVHTKKPRFFSVGFPLALYLLFTLVPFYWMIVFAFRPAGSNSMLPWPITFDHFDTVWNTLGFSFFFKNSLIVAGLSLVLTTFVALATGYALARFKFRAKIPLVMALLCSQFVPGAMLLIPLFQVFREMGLVNNLFGLIVADTVFQLPLAAMLMAGFISQIPVELEEAAMVDGCSRLKAFRLIMLPLLRPGLIAVGSFAFIGSWNNFLFGLMFISSQEKFTLPVGLSYTIGSYNVDFGVLAAGGLIAAVPVVAVFAVIQKYLVQGLSAGAVKG from the coding sequence ATGACCACTACAGCCGATCGACCGGTGATCACCTCCCCGGCAAGCGACTCCCACAACGAACTGCGCGTACATACCAAGAAGCCTCGCTTCTTCAGCGTCGGCTTCCCGCTCGCGCTCTACCTCCTCTTCACGCTCGTTCCGTTCTACTGGATGATCGTGTTCGCGTTCAGGCCAGCAGGCTCGAACAGCATGCTCCCCTGGCCCATCACGTTCGATCATTTCGACACCGTCTGGAACACCCTAGGCTTCAGCTTCTTCTTCAAGAACTCGCTCATCGTCGCGGGCCTTTCGTTGGTGCTCACCACCTTCGTCGCACTCGCCACGGGATACGCGTTGGCGCGCTTCAAGTTCCGCGCCAAGATCCCACTGGTGATGGCGCTGCTGTGCAGCCAGTTCGTACCAGGTGCGATGCTGCTGATCCCCCTGTTCCAGGTGTTCCGCGAGATGGGCCTGGTCAACAACCTGTTCGGACTCATCGTCGCGGACACGGTGTTCCAGCTTCCCCTCGCCGCAATGCTGATGGCCGGTTTCATCTCGCAGATCCCGGTGGAGCTGGAAGAAGCTGCGATGGTCGACGGATGTTCGCGGCTGAAGGCATTTCGCCTCATCATGTTGCCGCTGCTACGGCCGGGGCTCATCGCCGTCGGTTCGTTCGCCTTCATCGGTAGCTGGAACAACTTCCTCTTCGGCCTGATGTTCATCAGCAGCCAGGAGAAGTTCACGTTGCCAGTCGGTTTGAGCTACACCATCGGCTCCTACAACGTCGACTTCGGTGTCCTCGCGGCCGGCGGACTCATCGCCGCAGTGCCCGTCGTAGCCGTCTTCGCCGTCATCCAGAAGTACCTCGTCCAGGGCCTGAGCGCCGGAGCGGTGAAAGGCTGA
- a CDS encoding carbohydrate ABC transporter permease: protein MVTTTPPRSGGKQAPAASAPIRKKRRISAPYILIAPVVVLLAVFIFYPVGSVFYYSLQFYNPTTPWDNGFAGLENFKLMFADDAFWNSLVVTAKWVGVQVVFQLILGLGLALLVNEVFRGRGLARALVFSPWAVSGVLTTGIWLLIYNPSTGLFKLLGNMGIGDGTAAPIADPDTAFWATSVAELWRGVPFFAILILAELQSAPKDLYEAANVDGANRWQRFRFVTLPHLKAVIILSTLLRGVWEFNNVDLLYTLTAGGPADVTTTLPLYVSQLATTAQDFGYGSALTTVAFVILLFCSILYLRLSKFNSDKA, encoded by the coding sequence ATGGTCACCACCACCCCACCGAGATCGGGAGGCAAGCAGGCGCCCGCCGCCTCAGCCCCGATCCGCAAGAAGCGCCGCATCTCGGCGCCGTACATCCTCATCGCCCCGGTTGTCGTTCTGCTCGCGGTATTCATCTTCTACCCGGTCGGTAGCGTCTTCTACTACAGCCTCCAGTTCTACAATCCGACAACACCGTGGGACAACGGTTTTGCCGGGCTCGAGAACTTCAAGCTCATGTTCGCCGACGACGCCTTCTGGAACAGCTTGGTCGTCACGGCCAAGTGGGTTGGCGTCCAGGTCGTCTTCCAGCTGATCCTCGGTCTCGGCCTGGCACTGCTCGTCAACGAGGTCTTCCGCGGACGCGGACTTGCTCGCGCACTGGTGTTCTCGCCGTGGGCCGTCTCCGGCGTGCTCACCACGGGCATCTGGTTGCTGATCTACAACCCGTCGACAGGCTTGTTCAAGCTGCTCGGCAACATGGGCATCGGCGACGGCACTGCCGCTCCCATCGCAGATCCCGACACCGCATTCTGGGCAACGAGCGTTGCTGAATTGTGGCGCGGCGTACCGTTCTTCGCGATCCTGATTCTCGCTGAACTGCAGAGCGCTCCCAAAGACCTCTACGAGGCTGCGAACGTCGACGGCGCAAACCGCTGGCAGCGTTTCCGTTTCGTCACCCTCCCGCACCTCAAGGCAGTCATCATCCTCTCGACGCTGCTTCGCGGTGTGTGGGAGTTCAACAACGTCGACCTGCTCTACACACTCACCGCCGGTGGCCCAGCGGACGTGACAACGACACTGCCACTCTATGTTTCGCAACTCGCCACCACCGCCCAGGACTTCGGATACGGCTCGGCCCTGACCACCGTGGCATTCGTGATCCTGCTCTTCTGCTCGATCCTCTACTTGCGCCTGAGCAAGTTCAACAGCGACAAGGCCTGA
- a CDS encoding NAD-dependent epimerase/dehydratase family protein produces MTRLLITGAAGNMGKMLRPLLRRPDRTLRLFDIAEISDIDSATEEFVQGSVTDREAVARAVDGVDAILHLGGLSTEDSWANILSVNVDGTQAVFEAAVAHGVTRVVAASSNHAVGFWTHEEAGGDALPGDVGPRPDGFYGWSKAAVEALGRLYHDRFGIDVVNLRIGSSFEKPPNYRGLASWMSPADTARLIEASLSDSAKGFHTVWGISKNSRAWWSGAQGEAIGYEPQDDAELFAEEFLADHEWTFDDPILQRVGGAFCDHPLGQRMH; encoded by the coding sequence ATGACACGGCTTTTGATCACCGGTGCCGCCGGAAACATGGGGAAGATGCTTCGCCCGTTGCTGCGTAGACCGGATCGCACACTTCGGCTTTTCGACATCGCCGAGATCAGCGATATCGATTCCGCTACAGAGGAATTCGTCCAGGGATCGGTCACCGACCGGGAGGCCGTGGCCCGCGCGGTCGACGGCGTCGACGCCATCCTCCACCTGGGAGGACTGAGCACCGAGGATTCGTGGGCCAACATTCTGTCCGTGAACGTCGACGGAACGCAGGCCGTCTTCGAGGCCGCGGTCGCGCACGGAGTCACCCGCGTCGTCGCCGCGTCGAGCAATCACGCGGTGGGCTTCTGGACGCACGAAGAAGCAGGCGGCGATGCCTTGCCCGGTGACGTCGGACCTCGCCCCGACGGCTTCTACGGCTGGTCGAAAGCTGCGGTCGAGGCATTGGGGAGGCTGTATCACGACCGTTTCGGCATCGACGTCGTGAACCTGCGCATCGGATCGAGCTTCGAGAAGCCGCCGAACTACCGCGGCCTCGCCAGCTGGATGTCGCCGGCCGACACAGCGCGCCTCATCGAGGCATCACTGTCCGACAGCGCAAAGGGATTCCACACTGTGTGGGGGATCTCGAAGAACTCGCGCGCGTGGTGGTCGGGTGCACAGGGTGAAGCAATCGGCTACGAACCCCAGGACGACGCCGAACTGTTCGCGGAGGAGTTCCTCGCCGACCACGAGTGGACCTTCGATGATCCGATCCTCCAGCGCGTCGGTGGTGCCTTCTGCGACCATCCCCTGGGGCAGCGCATGCACTGA
- a CDS encoding ABC transporter ATP-binding protein, with the protein MATVAFENVTKFFPGGDKPAVDQLDLAIEDGEFLVLVGPSGCGKSTSLRMLAGLEDVDRGAITIGGNDVTEFQPKDRDIAMVFQNYALYPHMTVGENMGFGLRIAGEDKAEIKRRVEDAARILDLTKFLDRKPKALSGGQRQRVAMGRAIVRKPQVFLMDEPLSNLDAKLRVQTRAQISALQRRLATTTVYVTHDQVEAMTMGDRVAVLKDGVLQQCDTPRRMYEHPNNVFVAGFIGSPAMNLLELPLVDGGVRFGGEVVPVPRAAVAGIGESLVTLGVRPEDLELTTGPGLEVTIDVVEELGADAYVYGQADINGTKQPIVVRADGRIPPRRGEKITLSYAAERTHLFSTVTGERLVD; encoded by the coding sequence ATGGCAACCGTTGCGTTCGAGAACGTCACCAAGTTCTTCCCCGGCGGCGACAAGCCCGCCGTCGACCAGCTCGACCTCGCGATCGAGGACGGCGAATTCCTCGTGCTCGTCGGACCGTCGGGCTGCGGCAAGTCCACCTCGCTCCGCATGCTCGCGGGTCTCGAAGACGTCGATCGCGGCGCCATCACCATCGGAGGGAACGACGTCACCGAGTTTCAGCCCAAGGACCGCGACATCGCCATGGTCTTCCAGAACTACGCGCTCTACCCGCACATGACCGTCGGGGAGAACATGGGCTTCGGACTCCGCATCGCAGGTGAGGACAAAGCCGAGATCAAGCGTCGCGTCGAGGATGCCGCCAGGATCCTCGACCTCACCAAGTTTCTCGATCGCAAGCCCAAGGCACTGTCCGGCGGTCAGCGTCAGCGCGTCGCGATGGGCCGCGCGATCGTCCGGAAGCCGCAGGTCTTTCTCATGGACGAGCCATTGTCGAACCTCGACGCCAAGCTGCGCGTGCAGACTCGCGCCCAGATTTCGGCGTTGCAGCGGCGTCTCGCGACGACCACCGTCTATGTCACCCACGACCAGGTCGAGGCCATGACGATGGGTGACCGCGTCGCTGTTCTCAAGGACGGAGTGTTGCAGCAGTGCGACACTCCTCGCCGTATGTACGAGCACCCGAACAACGTGTTCGTCGCCGGTTTCATCGGCTCGCCTGCCATGAATCTCCTCGAACTGCCTCTCGTCGACGGTGGAGTCCGCTTCGGCGGCGAGGTCGTCCCCGTTCCGCGCGCGGCCGTCGCGGGTATCGGCGAAAGCTTGGTCACCCTCGGTGTCCGTCCCGAGGACCTCGAACTGACGACCGGACCGGGCCTCGAAGTCACCATCGACGTCGTCGAAGAGCTCGGCGCCGACGCCTATGTCTACGGGCAGGCCGACATCAACGGGACCAAACAGCCCATCGTCGTGCGTGCCGACGGTCGGATCCCGCCTCGTCGCGGCGAGAAGATCACCCTGTCCTACGCAGCCGAGCGCACACACCTGTTCTCGACCGTCACCGGCGAACGTCTCGTCGACTAG
- a CDS encoding aldehyde dehydrogenase (NADP(+)) produces MTTSINTSITGDLLVGGTPRRGLGDAIEALNPSTGETLGPTYHYATSKDVLDATALADEAFDTYRRTTSEARARFLESIADNIDALGDEFLERASAESGLPVARLQGERGRTTGQLRLFASVLREGSWNGARIDPAQPERKPVPRSDIRLRNIPLGPVVVFAASNFPLAFSVAGGDTASALAAGCPVIVKAHDAHLGTSELVGRAISAAVVEHGLPDGTFSLIYGLGQTIGVELVTAPAIAAVGFTGSRGAGLALARAAAGRDVPIPVYAEMSSINPVFLLPGALRADAAALGAGFAASLTLGSGQFCTNPGLVFAVVGAELSEFLRSASEAIGSTTGAAMLTPGIAAAYASGQKALRHHENVDSVATGQPGSCVFQGLPELLVTDAENFLADPSLHAEVFGATSLVVRCKDLDQLLSAVTGLEGQLTATIHAVDADLADAEVLVEKLERKVGRILFNGWPTGVEVGHAMVHGGPFPATSDSRTTSVGSLAIDRFLRPVSYQDVPSALLPSAIADGNPDNIWRRIDGSLTQE; encoded by the coding sequence ATGACCACGTCGATAAACACCTCCATCACCGGCGACCTCCTGGTCGGCGGAACCCCACGTCGGGGACTGGGCGACGCCATCGAGGCTCTGAACCCGTCCACCGGCGAAACCCTAGGGCCCACCTACCATTACGCGACCTCGAAGGACGTGCTCGACGCCACCGCGTTGGCCGACGAGGCATTCGACACCTACCGTCGGACCACGTCCGAGGCCCGCGCCCGGTTCCTCGAGTCCATCGCCGACAACATCGACGCACTCGGTGACGAGTTCCTCGAGCGAGCATCAGCCGAAAGTGGCCTTCCCGTCGCGCGTCTGCAGGGTGAGAGAGGCCGCACCACAGGGCAGCTCAGGCTGTTTGCGTCGGTTCTGCGCGAAGGCAGTTGGAACGGTGCGCGCATCGATCCAGCGCAGCCGGAGCGTAAACCAGTTCCGCGCAGTGATATTCGACTGCGCAACATCCCACTTGGACCGGTCGTCGTGTTCGCGGCCAGCAACTTCCCCTTGGCCTTCTCGGTCGCGGGAGGTGACACGGCGTCGGCGCTCGCGGCCGGCTGTCCCGTCATCGTCAAAGCGCATGATGCCCACCTCGGAACGTCCGAGTTGGTCGGACGAGCGATCTCGGCTGCCGTCGTCGAACACGGTCTGCCCGACGGCACCTTCTCGCTGATCTACGGACTCGGCCAGACCATCGGCGTCGAACTCGTCACCGCCCCGGCAATCGCTGCCGTCGGATTCACCGGATCCCGCGGGGCAGGCTTGGCGCTGGCCAGGGCAGCAGCCGGACGCGATGTGCCCATTCCGGTCTATGCGGAGATGAGCAGCATCAACCCGGTCTTTCTGTTGCCCGGTGCATTACGTGCCGACGCGGCCGCCTTGGGGGCAGGCTTCGCGGCATCGCTGACGCTGGGATCTGGTCAGTTCTGCACCAACCCCGGCCTGGTCTTCGCCGTCGTCGGTGCAGAGCTGAGCGAGTTTCTCCGCTCCGCTTCCGAGGCCATCGGTTCCACGACCGGAGCCGCGATGTTAACGCCGGGAATAGCCGCGGCATATGCGTCGGGGCAGAAGGCCCTTCGGCACCACGAGAACGTCGACTCGGTCGCCACCGGTCAGCCAGGTTCGTGTGTATTCCAAGGCCTGCCGGAACTTCTCGTCACCGACGCCGAGAATTTCCTGGCCGACCCGTCGTTGCACGCCGAGGTGTTCGGTGCGACGTCGCTTGTCGTCCGGTGCAAGGACCTCGATCAACTGCTCAGTGCGGTGACGGGACTCGAAGGCCAGCTCACCGCCACCATCCATGCCGTTGATGCCGACCTGGCCGATGCCGAAGTGCTCGTCGAGAAGCTCGAGCGCAAGGTAGGCCGAATTCTGTTCAATGGCTGGCCGACTGGCGTCGAGGTCGGTCATGCGATGGTGCACGGCGGACCGTTCCCTGCGACGAGTGACTCCCGCACGACCTCGGTCGGCAGTCTCGCGATAGATCGCTTCCTCCGACCGGTCAGCTATCAGGACGTGCCCTCTGCGCTACTTCCGTCGGCGATCGCCGACGGCAACCCCGACAACATCTGGCGCCGCATCGACGGCAGCCTCACTCAGGAGTAA
- a CDS encoding 5-dehydro-4-deoxyglucarate dehydratase has translation MLSGVLFFPVTPFDADGNVDTAALTAHIEAGVAAGPGGVFTACGTGEFHALSPAEFRVVVETTVNAVAGRVPVFAGAGGALPIAKELVTVASEAGAEGILLLPPYLVGSPAAGLVEYVRQVSDVSELPVIVYHRANGQFTETSALAVARLPKVIGFKDGVGNLDLTSRIVRTIRDGIGDKEFQFFNGLPTAEVSQRAFRSIGVTLYSSATFAFAPDVALAYYGALEEGDAELIEALDREFFHPLVRLRDTTPGYAVALVKAGVTFSGIAAGSVRAPLTDATEEDIFALEQILAAGRKVLAA, from the coding sequence ATGCTTTCTGGAGTTCTCTTCTTTCCCGTGACGCCGTTCGACGCCGACGGCAATGTCGACACCGCGGCTCTGACCGCCCATATCGAAGCAGGCGTCGCAGCAGGCCCAGGCGGAGTGTTCACCGCCTGTGGCACAGGCGAATTCCACGCACTGTCGCCGGCCGAGTTCCGCGTCGTGGTCGAAACGACGGTGAATGCGGTCGCAGGCCGCGTACCGGTGTTCGCTGGAGCCGGCGGTGCGTTGCCGATCGCCAAGGAACTGGTGACGGTCGCATCGGAGGCGGGCGCGGAGGGCATTCTGCTGCTTCCGCCGTACCTCGTCGGGTCGCCCGCCGCTGGACTCGTCGAGTACGTCCGTCAGGTGTCGGACGTCAGCGAGCTGCCGGTCATCGTCTATCACCGCGCGAACGGACAGTTCACCGAGACGAGCGCGCTCGCGGTGGCTCGGCTGCCGAAGGTGATCGGATTCAAGGACGGCGTCGGGAATTTGGATCTGACGTCGCGGATCGTCCGGACCATTCGTGACGGTATCGGCGACAAAGAATTTCAGTTCTTCAACGGACTCCCGACGGCCGAGGTGTCGCAGCGCGCGTTCCGGAGTATCGGCGTGACGCTGTACTCGTCGGCGACCTTCGCGTTCGCGCCGGACGTGGCGCTGGCGTACTACGGGGCGTTGGAGGAGGGGGATGCGGAGTTGATCGAAGCGTTGGATCGCGAGTTCTTCCACCCCTTGGTCCGTCTGCGCGACACAACCCCGGGATATGCCGTGGCGCTGGTGAAGGCGGGCGTCACGTTCAGCGGCATCGCTGCCGGATCCGTCCGCGCTCCGCTGACCGATGCAACGGAAGAAGACATCTTCGCGTTGGAGCAGATTCTCGCCGCAGGTAGGAAGGTCCTGGCGGCGTAA